A part of Bacillus rossius redtenbacheri isolate Brsri chromosome 1, Brsri_v3, whole genome shotgun sequence genomic DNA contains:
- the LOC134527430 gene encoding uncharacterized protein LOC134527430: MAWQWALLFHHLWPIIFMEIFEQDALSKSNSPPKIWLRYVDDTFTVWQHGLETLEEFVNHLNSLRPSIKFTYEKETNGSIPFLDVLVSRKNNSLETKVYRKPTHTGQYLNFASNHPKTTKTGIIHTLTNRAEIICSDEKSIAVEHNHIKKELIANGYPANTIKQHMKSNKTLKPTETDKPAGTLVIPYVQGLSEKIRHLGNKYGLKTAFRSKSTIKSIVTKVKPATEKLQTHNCVYQIPCECGHVYIGETGRALSTRIKEHKNNCKKGETLKSRLAEHTWENSHKILWEDSTPLIQEPDKIKRKIK, translated from the coding sequence atggcatggcaatgggctcttctctttcaccatttatggccaattaTATTTATGGAAATCTTTGAGCAAGatgcacttagcaaaagtaatagccctcctaaaatctggctccgttatgtagacgacaccttcactgtctggcaacatggacttgaaactttggaggaatttgtgaaccaccttaactctctgaggccatcaataaagttcacctatgaaaaagaaaccaatggtagcattcctttcctggacgtactagtcagcagaaaaaacaacagtctGGAAaccaaagtatacaggaaacctacacacacaggccaataccttaactttgcatccaaccatcccaaaacaacaaaaactggcataattcacacactaaccaaccgagctgagattatttgttctgatgagaaatctattgcggttgaacacaatcatataaaaaaggaactcatagccaatggttaccctgctaacaccatcaaacagcatatgaaatccaacaaaacactcaaacccACAGAAACCGATAAACCGGCAGGAActctagtcattccgtatgttcaagggctttcagaaaaaataagacacctgggaaacaaatatggactcaaaacagctttccgttctaaatctactattaaaagcattgttacaaaggtgaaaccagccacagaaaaattacaaacccacaactgtgtgtatcagatcccctgtgaatgtggccacgtgtacataggtgaaactggcagagctctatccacccgaatcaaagaacacaaaaacaactgtaagaagggtgaaaccctaaaatccagacttgctgaacatacatgggaaaatagccacaaaattctctgggaagactccacaccactcatacaggaacccgataaaataaaaaggaaaatcaaataa